Genomic window (Nymphaea colorata isolate Beijing-Zhang1983 chromosome 1, ASM883128v2, whole genome shotgun sequence):
AAGAGAAAGGTGGAAGTGCCTTTCGAACTTCGCTGAATGACAATACAAGTCATTGTTGACAGCGAAGCTCCACATTACTCCATCTCTTTGGCCAGTTTccacctctctctttctctctcacactttctttctctctctctctctctctctcagcatCCCTCTCATTCAGATAACAATGGTTTATTCATTTGAACTCGAACTAGTTCGGCCAATTAGAAAACAattagaaaaggagaaaaagaaagttttggATTCCCAAATGGCTCTCCTGTCATAAATATGAGCTACACCCTTTTCTATGCAGAACTGGTCtagctacaaaaaaaaaaaaaaacccatttgGCGTCACCATCAAGGTTTACTTGCTTGCAATGGGCCTTCACATGTTGCTTAAGCTTTTGTTTGACGCCCGAAAATGACGTAACCTTGTTCCTCCACCCGGCTGGAAGAAATAAGCGCACTTTACCAGCTATTCATGTCAGACAACTCATAAATGTCCCCAGCCGCCTACAACCTCTAACATATCAGTCCTGATGTACCACAAAATTTCTTATGTTGCAAAGGGAATTGCATAGGCAGATGTGCAGTCACGgcttgattttcttgatatgaTCGAGGTTTGCAAGCTGAAGGCCTGTTATAAGAATAGGATGTTCTGTAACTGCCTGTATTATCAAACAAGGAACGATAAGAACAGCTTTTACATGTGCGCCCAGCATGGAACAAAAGCTGGCATCTATTCGGCTGGTGCTGTTAACAGACTCATACATCCCCTTATAACGTTGGGGCGGGACCTATAAGGGATTGGATTTCTTAATGTTCCATGTTTACTTTTCACAAAGGCAAAAAGAAATTCCAGCTTGATTACCCAGATGAGAATGGCGCCATTAAGACATACTACTTGTGTGCTCATGAATTTCGTCTTCACCAATGATAGATGGAAAACCTTGCATAAAAATGCAAATTTCGATGCTCATTAATGCCGGTGatctttcataaattttcattCAAGCTTTTACTCTTGTCATACTTCTGAGGTGGAAAAGTTTTCCTATTATTTGTAGGTCAAAGATGCGAAGGGTGTGAAACATTGGAAGCCAGTGAAGGTGAACGCTAGGGATCATCTAAGGATCCCAACTTCCCCCCCTGGATTGTCACCTGAAGAATATGAGAAACACCTGCAAGGCTACCTCTCAGAGATAGACATAGAAGAAATGTCGCAGAACAAGCCCCTGTGGGAGGTCTATATCTTCAAGTACTGCACTCCTGGTGCAGTGAACACCCTCGTGTTCAAGCTCCACCATGCAATTGGGGATGGCTTCTCCCTGATGACAGCATTGTTTTCCTGTCTGCGAAGAGCCGACGACCCGTCCCTGCCACTTACATTTGCATCTTGTAATGGTTCCTCTAAGCAACACCGTTCTAAAATTGAAAACGGAACCATATGGAGACATCTCTCACCGCTTTGGTTCACCTTTCAAGACTTTGGCTGGAGCCTGCTGAAAATCAGTTTGCTTGTAGATCCTAAGTCTCCTATAAGATCAGGAGAACTCCGGGTTGAGTTCAAGCCAGTGTTTATCTCCTCTATTTCCCTTTAAATAGAGGTGATTGAGAAGTTACATAAGAATTGGAGGCAGTAAGTTTCTTTGATCTATCTTGGATGTAAATTTCCTGTTCATTTGCTTACAAGAGCCCAACTTCTCTGCAAAAAAGTTGTGTGATGCCCCGTTTTTAAAAACTAAAGTGCTTAAAAGTTATGAAAATctaaataaacttttttttttaaatttcatcagTATTTTGGCACTAAAAACTACAACACACCAACCTATTTTGCGGTCTTCCAGAACTTACCAGACAAAAGGCCACGAAAACGACCAAAGATTAGAAGATATTAATACTCTTATCTCCTCTTTTGACAATTCTAGGCACCAATATTCAACCAGACCGTCCATCAGGGTTAATTGCTAAAAGCGAAACATGGATTACATTTTACAGTACTGTTTCATTGTCCTCTGGTTTCTTGCCTTTCTCTTTTCACGGCAGACCGTGAATGATGTAATCACAGGGACTGTATTCTATGGCATTCAGTTGTACATGCACCGCATGAGTCCGGGCTCAGAAAGCTTACGTGCCACCGCATTGGTGTTGCTAAACACAAGAAGTCTCTCTAAGCATCTATATTTGGAGGATATAagcaaggatggagctgaagcgTCCTGGGGAAACCAGTTCGGATATATACATGTTCCTCTCCCTGAATGCAAATGCATCAAGAAGGCGAACCCAAATCGATTATGTGTTTGAAGCACAAGAACTGATCAGTAAAAAGAGGAGCTCACTGAGTGTATATCTAATTGGGAGATTCTTAGAGATGCTAAGGAGGCTAAGAGGCCCTGAGGTGTGCCTAATACTTATAACCAACCATGTCAAATGGGTAGTCACCATTTGACAATGTTTGAAGCACGGCTGGAGCATGACAGAGATAGGGATTTAAAATTGTTACGTTCTGGTTTGGTTCAACCGGCCGATCGGATTTGAGTTCACTTGGTTCATTTCCTTCGGCAAAAGCTGGATCCCCAGCTCTAGATTTGGACTCATATCAAGTTCttcatctgaatttgaatcagcACATGACTGAATATCCAAATTTGCATGAAATTGGAACTTATATGACACTTTTGCTTGTTACAGGCAGCAGCAGAGTACATCCACCAGCAGAGTACATCC
Coding sequences:
- the LOC116246663 gene encoding wax ester synthase/diacylglycerol acyltransferase 2-like — encoded protein: MPVKDAKGVKHWKPVKVNARDHLRIPTSPPGLSPEEYEKHLQGYLSEIDIEEMSQNKPLWEVYIFKYCTPGAVNTLVFKLHHAIGDGFSLMTALFSCLRRADDPSLPLTFASCNGSSKQHRSKIENGTIWRHLSPLWFTFQDFGWSLLKISLLVDPKSPIRSGELRVEFKPVFISSISL